DNA from Ignavibacteria bacterium:
GAACATCCTTAAAATCCGCTTCCTTATTGATGTAAGAGACAGCTTCCTGCCCGTCTCTTAAGACAGTTAATTTTACGTTATGATTTTTTTCGCGGATAAAATCATCAATCATCCAGATATCCGCTTTATTATCGTCAACGAGCAGTATTTCGAGTTTATTGTCTGCCGGCATGAAATTCACCTATGGAATTATTTTATAGCCAAGTACCAAGCCCGAAGGCAGGCTGAAAATAGAAGCGGACCCCGTGTTAACTTCGGATTCATCCCACATCCTGCCCCGCGTAAAGTTCAACTATCCTTTTTACAGAGCGTCGGGCCTATCTCCCTTTTCCGGGATAACTGCCCCTATCATGCAGTCTTTAAAATATAAGAAAAAATCTGTCAAAATGATCCTTTTCTATTCCGACCCCTTAATCTTCTATTAAAAAATGATTTGTTCTTATTCTTCCAGCATCCTGATTCAATTAATATGGGACCCCCAAAAGGAAGCATATTGTAACTTGTCGGTCAGGGGTACTCCAAAGAAAAGTTATTCAACCTTAAAGACCTTTGCATTCCACGACGGGGTCAGTCCAAAAAGTTTTTCTTCATATACCTCATGCGGCTCTTTATCAGGCGGAAATGCTTCCTCATAACGAAGCTGATCAGTTTTTGATCGTGTCATATAAATTTTGGTGGGTTCTTTTCCGTAGGCATCGATAAAATCGCATATCATTTTAAGTATTTCCTTTTTGATAGACATTTTTGCACCTCAATTTTTCAAGTAATCTTATTAATTTAATCCTTTCTGTTTTTACGTGTTTTTTACTCTTTGTAATGCACACCGAAACTTTGAAAAAAATAGTGTAATTGTCAATAAAACCATAGAATTTATGTTTGATATCGGCACTTGAATGAGGACTAAGTCTCGGGCAATTTATACGAAAGGACCCGGAATTCTATTGCAATTTAACAGGTAATTTGGAATTTTATATCGAATAAAAAGCCGAGAAACAGTTTTATTTGCAGAGAAAGAGGGAGAAACAATGAGACAGGACGACCTAAATGATATCAGGGGAAAGATAATTGACAGGAAAAACAGGCTCCTAAGCCTTACGCAAAAGTACGTCTCAGCCTCCGAACTGATGAATCTGCTGGAGGATGTTGAGACAGCTCTTATGAGAATGGACAGCGGAACCTTCGGAACCTGTGAGGTTTGCGGAGACCCTATTGAAATAGATTCCCTGGAGACCGATCCTTTAGTCAGGGTATGCCTGGACCATATGAATACACAGCAGCAGCGGAGCCTGGAAGAGGACCTGAAGCTGGCCATGAAAATTCAAAGAAAGCTCCTGCCTCCGCTCGATATCAAGGTGCCGGGATGGGATATTTCCTATCACTATGAACCATCCGGTTTTGTCAGCGGGGATTATTGCGATATTATTATTCCCGAGGAAGCCCAGGACCACCATTATCTCATTATGGGCGACGTTTCGGGCAAGGGTGTGGCAGCCTCGATGCTGATGACACACCTGCATGCAATGTTTCACAGCATTATACCCCTTAAACTTAAGTCAAACGAGATAATGGACAGAGTAAACAGGCAGCTGTGCGAAAGCACGGCTTCATCTCAATTTGCCACTCTCATTCTTGCAGATGCCTTTGACGACGGTAAGATTGAGGTTACAAACGCCGGACACTGCCCTCCCATTTTATTCAGCAACGGGAATTATAAGGAACTCCCGACTAACGGAATCCCAATGGGTGTCTTGTGCGGAGCAGCCTACGAGAGCAGCTTTGCTGAAATGAAGCCGGGGGATGTGCTTTTTATTTATACCGACGGGCTTAGCGAAGCCGCTAAAGAGGAAGAACAGTTTGAAACGGACAGGATTTTGAAGCTCGGGAAAAACTTTAAGCATATGACCAGCAGACAAATTGTTGAAACGGTAAAGACCGAACTAAACAGCTTTCTTGACGGCACTCCCAAGGCAGATGACCTGACGATAATGGTACTGAAGAAAATGTGAAAAAGTGATTCAAAAATGACTTATAAATCACATAAAAAACCCATTTAATATATTAATAAGCAAAATGACATTTTTGAGGCTCTCCTCGGGGAGCCAGGATAAAGTGTGCGCAGTTAAGGAAAGGACTTTTTCTGTTACAGCAGCAGGTGTTAAACTATTTTTTGAAAGAAAGATATATGATTAGCATTTTACTGGCTACAAGCTCTGAAATTGTAAAAAAAGGATTCATAAGCCTGCTTCATAATGAACGCGACATGAATATCACCCGTATTGCTTCAACAGATATTGAAATGTTTGACATGGTGCTGAGGGATAATTTTGATGTGGTAATAATGGATGTGGATTTAATTGGCAGGGGCCCTATTGAAACCCTGGATGACCTGCGCACAATTGCACCTTTTACCCCTGTTATTGTGCTCAGTTCGGTATCTGATGATTCATACCTCTGGAATATATTCAAGGCCGGAGCAACCGGATATTTGAAAAAAGATGCCGAACCCCAGGAGTTCAGAAATACTATCAGGCGCGTCTCGGCCATGAGGCCGAGCGAGTAGCATGTTTCTTTTTGCAGATATACAAATTTTAAGCCTGCCAGATTTGGCAGGCTTTTTCATAGTTCAAAGCTTTATATATGGACAATAAAGAAAAAGACTTTTACCTCAGGTTAAGAGGCCAGATAAAAGACTGGTTCAATAACAAGGCGGGCCGGAACCAGAAATGGAGCGAATTTATACTCCTTGCGCCCGATATCTTTCACCTCCTCTACAAGGTTGCCCGCGACCCCGAGGTCCCGATGTCGAGCAAATTAAAAATCGGCGCGGCTATTGCATACTTCATTGCCCCGATCGACCTTATACCTGAGGCATTTCTGGGCCCGATAGGATATCTGGACGATATTACCGTGGCAGCCTATGCACTGAACCAGCTTGTGGGAGACGTTAATCCGGAAATTATAAGAAGGCACTGGGCCGGGGACCAGGATATACTCAGGCTCGTGAAGACCATTATTGTAAATGCCGACCTGATGCTTGGGAAAGGGATCTTCAGAAAAATCAAAAAGCTTTTCGGCAAAAAGTAGTTTTCTTTTCCCAATTCAAGTATATTTAAATATTCTTTAATTGAGGGTTGTATATATGGAATCCAAACTCTTTTCTCCCTTAAAGATCAGAGGCCTGGCATTCAAAAACCGTATATTTGTTTCCCCAATGTGCCAGTATTCAAGCACGGACGGGCTTGCAAACAACTGGCACCTGGTTCACCTGGGAAGCAGGGCTGTCGGCGGAGCGGCTCTGGTATTGTCTGAGGCCACCTCAGTCTCCCCCATTGGCAGGATTTCTCCGGGGGACGCCGGGATCTGGTCGGAAAAACACGCCGAAGCCTTTAAGCCGGTGACAGATTTTATTAAAAGCCAGGGTTCAGTTCCGGGTATACAGATAGCTCATGCTGGAAGAAAAGCCTCCACGGCATCCCCTTTCGATGGCGGCGGGCCTCTTGAAAAGGGGTGGCAGACAATTGCACCAAGCGCTATTCCATTTGACGCTAATTACCCATTGCCTAAAGAAATGGACCACAATGATATTGACGCTGTGCTCCTGGAGTTTAGCAGCGCCGCCAGGCTTAGCCTTCAGGCAGGCTTTGAAGTTGCCGAACTCCATTTTGCACACGGATACCTGCTGCACGAGTTCTTGTCCCCTCTTAGCAACAAAAGATTGGACGAGTTCGGAGGCAGCCTTGAAAACAGGATGAGGTTCCCTTTAATGATTGCAAAGGAGGTAAGAAATCTCTGGCCAGTGGATAAACCGGTTTTTGTCAGAATTTCCGCAACCGACTGGACTGAAGGAGGCTGGGATTTGCCTCAGTCAGTTGAATTTGCAAAAAAACTTAAAGAAATCGGAATAGATTTAATTGACTGCTCTTCAGGAGCAATTATTCCACACGTTAAAATTCCAGCCGGCCCCGGTTACCAGGTCCCCTTTTCAGAAGCAATTAAAAAAGAAACCGGCATACTGACAGGCACAGTCGGTATGATTACAGACCCGCAGCAGGCCGAAGAGATCATAGCCTCCGGTAAAGCAGATGCAGTACTCATCGCCCGGGAACTGCTTAGAAACCCTTACTGGCCTCTTCATGCGGCCTCAAAACTGGGAGTAGAAATCCCGTGGCCTAAGCAGTACGAAAGAGCCAGATTTTCAACAAGAAAGAGATAACTGTTACTTACGGATTAAAGAAATATTGAAAGAATTTATATTAAAACCGATCGGGGTCCTTCATTCAGAAAAAAAGTACCGCTACGAAACTCCGCGTCAGGGCGTTTTGGCAGATGATACTCTATCGGTAATTGAACTTGAGCCTCATCTTAATTTTGAACAGGCATTAAAAGACCTTGAGGGCTTCGACAGAATCTGGGTCATATATTTATTCCACCTGAACCCTAACTGGAAACCGCTTGTACAGCCGCCGAGGCATTCAAGAAAAAAAATCGGGGTTTTTGCCACCCGCTCCCCCCACAGGCCTAATCCCATTGGGATCAGCTGCGTGAGGCTGGAAAAAGTGGAGGGATTAAGGGTATTTATCACAAATTCGGATATTTTGGACGGTTCGCCAGTTCTGGACATTAAGCCTTATCTCCCCTATTCAGATTCATTCCCGGAAAGCAAAACCGGGTGGGTCAAAGCAGGTCTTGAAGAGATGTATGCCGTTTCGTATTCAGAACTTGCACGTAAACAGATGTCATGGCTGAAGGAAAATTCAGGAACTAACCTTTTCGGATTTTCTAAGCTGCAGCTTGAATTTAAGCCTTCCGACAACTCCAGGAAAAGGATCCGCCAGATTTCACCTTCAGAGACAGCGGGCAGCTATGAGCTTGCCTACCGCACCTGGAGAATTTACTACGAAGTTAATGAAAAGGACAAGCGTGTCTTTATCAGGAGCATAGGCTCGGGCTACACAGATGAGGAGCTAAGTACTATTCAGGCTGATGCTTACGGAGACAAGGATATCCACAGGAAATTTAATTCAGTAGATTTTAACAAAACGGATAATAAATGAGAATTGGCATTATCGGACTCGGCAACATTGCACAAAAAGCATATCTGCCCGTTATACTAAACAATAAGGATGTTACACCCGTACTCTGCACACGTAACGCCCTGACATTACAGACCTTAGCTCAAAAGTACCGTGTTTCTGAAGTAACACAGTCTCTGGATGAACTGCTTACGATGGGAATAGAGGCTGCATTTATCCATTCATCCACAGAATCGCACGTTCCGATTGCCGAAAAGCTGCTAAAAAGTAATATTCCTGTTTTTGTAGACAAGCCCTTCAGCTATAACTATGGTGAAGCAGAAAAGCTAGTTGAGCTCTCTGAAAAAAAGGGTGTCGTGCTCTTTACAGGATTTAACAGGCGCTTTGCCCCAATGTATTCGTCCCTTAAGGACGCAGTGCCTCCCAAAATCACTATTATGCAGAAAAACCGTGTATCGCTGCCCGGAAAAGTAAGAACCTTCATCTTTGATGACTTTATTCATGTAGTTGACACAATCAGATTCTTAAGCCCCGGGCTTTCAAGTGACATATCTGTAAATCATTACAAAAAAGACGGGGAGCTCCTTCATGTAACGGTTCAGTTCACATCTGAAAATTATACGGCAATTGCCATTATGAACCGCAATAACGGAATTTCTGAAGAAGTGCTGGAAGTTATGAAAGAAGGTGAAAAGCACGTAGTAAGGGATCTGAATTCAAAGACACTTTTTGTAAATAGCGAAGAAAAGGTGATAAAATTCAATGACTGGGATACTGTATTGTTTAGAAGGGGCTTTGAGGAGATGATCAGGCATTTTCTGCTGGTTGTACAGAATAAGGAGTTCTCGCGT
Protein-coding regions in this window:
- a CDS encoding SpoIIE family protein phosphatase, which codes for MRQDDLNDIRGKIIDRKNRLLSLTQKYVSASELMNLLEDVETALMRMDSGTFGTCEVCGDPIEIDSLETDPLVRVCLDHMNTQQQRSLEEDLKLAMKIQRKLLPPLDIKVPGWDISYHYEPSGFVSGDYCDIIIPEEAQDHHYLIMGDVSGKGVAASMLMTHLHAMFHSIIPLKLKSNEIMDRVNRQLCESTASSQFATLILADAFDDGKIEVTNAGHCPPILFSNGNYKELPTNGIPMGVLCGAAYESSFAEMKPGDVLFIYTDGLSEAAKEEEQFETDRILKLGKNFKHMTSRQIVETVKTELNSFLDGTPKADDLTIMVLKKM
- a CDS encoding response regulator transcription factor; the encoded protein is MISILLATSSEIVKKGFISLLHNERDMNITRIASTDIEMFDMVLRDNFDVVIMDVDLIGRGPIETLDDLRTIAPFTPVIVLSSVSDDSYLWNIFKAGATGYLKKDAEPQEFRNTIRRVSAMRPSE
- a CDS encoding DUF1232 domain-containing protein, producing the protein MDNKEKDFYLRLRGQIKDWFNNKAGRNQKWSEFILLAPDIFHLLYKVARDPEVPMSSKLKIGAAIAYFIAPIDLIPEAFLGPIGYLDDITVAAYALNQLVGDVNPEIIRRHWAGDQDILRLVKTIIVNADLMLGKGIFRKIKKLFGKK
- a CDS encoding NADH:flavin oxidoreductase/NADH oxidase, translated to MESKLFSPLKIRGLAFKNRIFVSPMCQYSSTDGLANNWHLVHLGSRAVGGAALVLSEATSVSPIGRISPGDAGIWSEKHAEAFKPVTDFIKSQGSVPGIQIAHAGRKASTASPFDGGGPLEKGWQTIAPSAIPFDANYPLPKEMDHNDIDAVLLEFSSAARLSLQAGFEVAELHFAHGYLLHEFLSPLSNKRLDEFGGSLENRMRFPLMIAKEVRNLWPVDKPVFVRISATDWTEGGWDLPQSVEFAKKLKEIGIDLIDCSSGAIIPHVKIPAGPGYQVPFSEAIKKETGILTGTVGMITDPQQAEEIIASGKADAVLIARELLRNPYWPLHAASKLGVEIPWPKQYERARFSTRKR
- the tsaA gene encoding tRNA (N6-threonylcarbamoyladenosine(37)-N6)-methyltransferase TrmO — translated: MKEFILKPIGVLHSEKKYRYETPRQGVLADDTLSVIELEPHLNFEQALKDLEGFDRIWVIYLFHLNPNWKPLVQPPRHSRKKIGVFATRSPHRPNPIGISCVRLEKVEGLRVFITNSDILDGSPVLDIKPYLPYSDSFPESKTGWVKAGLEEMYAVSYSELARKQMSWLKENSGTNLFGFSKLQLEFKPSDNSRKRIRQISPSETAGSYELAYRTWRIYYEVNEKDKRVFIRSIGSGYTDEELSTIQADAYGDKDIHRKFNSVDFNKTDNK
- a CDS encoding Gfo/Idh/MocA family oxidoreductase, which encodes MRIGIIGLGNIAQKAYLPVILNNKDVTPVLCTRNALTLQTLAQKYRVSEVTQSLDELLTMGIEAAFIHSSTESHVPIAEKLLKSNIPVFVDKPFSYNYGEAEKLVELSEKKGVVLFTGFNRRFAPMYSSLKDAVPPKITIMQKNRVSLPGKVRTFIFDDFIHVVDTIRFLSPGLSSDISVNHYKKDGELLHVTVQFTSENYTAIAIMNRNNGISEEVLEVMKEGEKHVVRDLNSKTLFVNSEEKVIKFNDWDTVLFRRGFEEMIRHFLLVVQNKEFSRVPARDALLTHWFCEEIVRKIES